Proteins encoded by one window of Lutibacter sp. A64:
- the fusA gene encoding elongation factor G, whose product MARDLKYTRNIGIAAHIDAGKTTTTERILFYTGVNHKIGEVHDGASTMDWMEQEAERGITITSAATTCEWQFPTENGVPTADAKGYHFNIIDTPGHVDFTVEVNRSLRVLDGLVFLFSAVDGVEPQSETNWRLADNYKVPRIGFVNKMDRQGANFLNVCTQVKEMLGSNAVPIVINIGDEDEFRGIVDLVKNRAIIFHDHTMGSTFDVVDIPEELKDEAHELRGKLIEEVAAYDEDLLEKYMEDEDSITEDEIHAALRAAVMDMSIIPMVCGSSFKNKGVQFLLDAVCRYLPSPTDKEGVRGINPNTELEELRKPSVNEPFAALAFKIATDPYVGRLAFFRAYSGRLDAGSYILNSRSGKKERISRIYQMHSNKQNAIDYIEAGDIGAGVGFKDIKTGDTMCAENHPIVLESMDFPDPVIGIAVEPKTKADVDKLGMALGKLAEEDPTFTVKTDESSGQTIISGMGELHLEIIVDRLKREFKVEVNEGQPQVEYKEAVTMKADHREVYKKQSGGRGKFADIKFTLEPAGEEETGLIFINEIKGGNIPKEFIPSVEKGFKEAMKNGPLAGYEMDSLKVTLYDGSFHAVDSDQLSFELAAKMGYKVAAKAAKSVILEPIMKIAVVTPEENMGDIVGDLNRRRGQVNAMEDRSGAKVVKANVPLSEMFGYVTTLRTLSSGRASSSMEFSHYEACPTNISEEVIAKAKG is encoded by the coding sequence ATGGCAAGAGATTTAAAATATACAAGAAATATTGGAATTGCAGCTCATATTGATGCTGGTAAAACAACAACTACAGAGCGTATTCTTTTTTATACAGGAGTAAATCATAAAATTGGTGAAGTACATGATGGTGCTTCAACAATGGACTGGATGGAGCAAGAAGCGGAAAGAGGTATTACAATTACTTCTGCAGCTACTACTTGTGAGTGGCAGTTTCCTACAGAAAATGGTGTTCCAACAGCAGATGCTAAAGGGTATCATTTTAATATAATTGACACTCCGGGCCACGTTGATTTTACGGTTGAAGTAAACCGTTCATTACGTGTGTTAGATGGATTGGTTTTCTTATTTAGTGCAGTTGATGGTGTTGAGCCACAATCAGAAACTAACTGGAGATTAGCTGATAACTATAAAGTTCCAAGAATTGGTTTCGTTAACAAAATGGACCGTCAAGGAGCTAACTTTTTAAATGTTTGTACTCAAGTTAAAGAAATGTTAGGTTCTAATGCAGTGCCTATTGTTATTAACATTGGTGATGAAGACGAATTTAGAGGGATTGTAGATTTAGTGAAAAATCGTGCAATTATATTTCACGATCATACTATGGGGTCTACTTTTGATGTAGTTGATATTCCTGAAGAATTAAAAGATGAAGCTCATGAATTACGTGGTAAACTAATTGAAGAAGTTGCTGCTTATGATGAAGATCTTTTAGAGAAATATATGGAAGATGAAGATTCTATAACTGAAGACGAAATTCATGCTGCATTACGTGCTGCTGTAATGGATATGTCTATTATACCAATGGTTTGTGGGTCATCATTTAAAAATAAAGGAGTACAATTCTTATTAGATGCAGTATGTAGATATTTACCTTCACCAACTGATAAAGAAGGTGTTAGGGGTATTAATCCAAATACTGAATTAGAAGAATTGCGTAAGCCAAGTGTAAATGAACCATTTGCAGCCTTAGCATTTAAAATTGCAACAGACCCTTATGTTGGTCGTTTAGCTTTCTTTAGAGCATATTCAGGGCGTTTAGATGCAGGGTCATATATATTAAATAGCCGTTCAGGTAAAAAAGAACGTATTTCTAGAATTTACCAAATGCACTCAAATAAACAAAATGCTATAGATTATATTGAAGCAGGTGATATTGGAGCAGGTGTTGGATTTAAAGATATTAAAACAGGAGATACAATGTGTGCTGAAAATCACCCAATTGTATTAGAATCTATGGACTTTCCAGATCCTGTAATTGGTATTGCTGTTGAACCTAAAACAAAAGCAGATGTTGATAAATTAGGTATGGCATTAGGTAAATTAGCTGAAGAAGATCCAACTTTTACAGTTAAAACTGATGAATCTTCTGGTCAAACAATTATTTCTGGTATGGGTGAGTTACACTTAGAGATTATTGTAGATCGTTTAAAACGTGAGTTTAAAGTAGAAGTAAACGAAGGACAACCTCAAGTAGAATATAAAGAGGCTGTTACAATGAAAGCTGATCATAGAGAAGTTTATAAAAAACAATCTGGTGGTCGTGGTAAATTCGCAGATATCAAATTTACGTTAGAACCTGCAGGTGAAGAGGAAACAGGCTTGATATTTATAAATGAAATTAAAGGTGGTAACATTCCAAAAGAATTTATACCTTCAGTTGAAAAAGGATTTAAAGAAGCTATGAAAAACGGTCCTTTAGCTGGATATGAAATGGATAGCTTAAAAGTTACTTTATATGATGGTTCTTTCCACGCAGTGGATTCAGATCAATTATCATTCGAATTAGCTGCTAAAATGGGATATAAAGTTGCTGCAAAAGCTGCTAAATCTGTAATATTAGAACCTATTATGAAAATTGCTGTAGTAACTCCAGAAGAAAATATGGGAGATATTGTTGGTGATTTAAATAGAAGAAGAGGTCAAGTTAATGCTATGGAAGATAGATCTGGAGCTAAAGTTGTAAAAGCTAACGTTCCATTATCTGAAATGTTTGGATATGTTACAACATTAAGAACATTATCTTCTGGTAGAGCATCATCTTCAATGGAATTTTCACATTATGAAGCTTGTCCTACAAATATTTCAGAAGAAGTAATAGCAAAAGCAAAGGGTTAA
- the rpsS gene encoding 30S ribosomal protein S19 has protein sequence MARSLKKGPYVFHKLEKKVQDKIETGNKAVIKTWSRASMITPDFVGQTIAVHNGRQFVPVYVTENMVGHKLGEFSPTRSYRGHAGAKNKGKK, from the coding sequence ATGGCACGTTCATTAAAAAAAGGACCTTACGTTTTTCATAAACTTGAGAAGAAAGTACAAGATAAAATTGAAACTGGAAATAAAGCAGTAATCAAAACATGGTCAAGAGCCAGTATGATTACTCCAGATTTTGTTGGACAAACAATTGCAGTTCATAACGGACGTCAGTTTGTACCAGTTTATGTAACTGAAAACATGGTAGGGCATAAATTAGGAGAATTTTCACCAACACGTTCATACAGAGGACACGCTGGTGCAAAAAATAAAGGTAAAAAATAG
- the rplB gene encoding 50S ribosomal protein L2 translates to MSVRKLKPITPGQRFRVVNGFDTITTDKPEKSLLAPKKKSGGRNSGGKMTMRHIGGGHKQKYRIIDFKRNKTGIPATVKTIEYDPNRTAFIALVAYRDGEKRYIIAQNGLKVGQTVISGEGATPDVGNAMLLSQIPLGTTISCIELRPGQGAVLARSAGSFAQLIAREGKYVTVKLPSGETRLILVTCMATIGVVSNSDHQLLVSGKAGRTRWLGRRPRVRPVVMNPVDHPMGGGEGKSSGGHPRSKNGIPAKGFKTRSKTKASNKYILERRKK, encoded by the coding sequence ATGTCAGTTAGAAAATTAAAACCAATAACACCAGGTCAGCGTTTTAGAGTAGTAAATGGGTTCGACACCATAACTACTGATAAGCCGGAGAAAAGTTTACTTGCTCCGAAAAAAAAATCTGGAGGTCGAAACAGTGGAGGGAAAATGACAATGCGCCATATTGGTGGAGGTCATAAACAGAAATACCGTATTATAGATTTCAAAAGAAATAAAACGGGTATTCCTGCTACAGTAAAAACTATAGAGTACGATCCAAATCGTACTGCATTTATTGCCTTAGTTGCTTACAGGGATGGTGAAAAGCGTTATATTATTGCTCAAAACGGTTTAAAAGTTGGGCAAACAGTAATTTCTGGTGAAGGAGCTACTCCTGATGTTGGAAATGCAATGTTATTAAGCCAAATACCTTTAGGAACTACAATTTCTTGTATAGAATTACGTCCTGGTCAAGGAGCTGTTTTAGCACGTAGTGCTGGTTCTTTTGCACAGTTAATTGCTAGAGAAGGCAAATATGTAACAGTTAAATTACCATCAGGTGAAACAAGATTAATTCTTGTTACTTGTATGGCTACAATTGGTGTAGTATCAAATTCAGATCATCAATTGTTAGTTTCTGGTAAAGCTGGTAGAACACGTTGGTTAGGAAGAAGACCAAGAGTTAGACCAGTAGTAATGAATCCTGTCGATCATCCAATGGGTGGTGGTGAAGGTAAGTCTTCTGGAGGACATCCAAGATCTAAAAATGGTATACCTGCAAAAGGTTTCAAAACTAGATCTAAGACTAAGGCGAGTAATAAATATATTTTAGAACGTAGAAAAAAATAA
- the rplW gene encoding 50S ribosomal protein L23, translating to MSILIKPIITEKATNDSELYNRYAFVVNKKANKLEIKNAVEKAYGVAIESVKTMNYPVQRNTKYTKSGIVQAMKGAYKKAIVQLAEGESIDFYSNI from the coding sequence ATGAGTATTTTAATTAAACCTATTATCACGGAAAAGGCAACAAATGATAGTGAATTATATAATCGCTATGCTTTTGTTGTAAATAAAAAAGCTAATAAACTAGAAATTAAAAATGCTGTAGAAAAAGCCTATGGTGTTGCAATTGAAAGTGTAAAGACTATGAATTATCCAGTTCAACGCAATACAAAATACACTAAAAGTGGAATTGTACAAGCAATGAAAGGAGCTTATAAAAAAGCAATAGTTCAATTAGCTGAAGGAGAAAGTATTGATTTTTATAGCAATATCTAA
- the rplC gene encoding 50S ribosomal protein L3, with protein MSGLIGRKIGMTSLFDENGKNIPCTVIEAGPCVVTQVRTEEVDGYNALQLGFDDKKAKSSNKALDGHFKKAGTIAKKKVVEFQDFDEEHKLGDELTVELFTEGEFVDVSATSKGKGFQGVVKRHGFGGVGQATHGQHNRLRAPGSIGAASYPARVFKGMRMAGRMGGKNVTVQNLRVLKVVAEKNLLVVKGAIPGHKNAYVIIQK; from the coding sequence ATGTCTGGGTTAATAGGAAGAAAAATCGGAATGACCAGCTTATTCGATGAAAACGGGAAGAATATTCCTTGTACAGTAATCGAAGCAGGTCCGTGCGTAGTTACCCAAGTCAGAACCGAAGAAGTAGATGGGTATAATGCCCTTCAACTTGGTTTCGATGACAAGAAGGCAAAAAGCTCTAATAAAGCTTTAGATGGTCACTTTAAAAAAGCAGGGACCATTGCCAAGAAAAAAGTTGTCGAGTTTCAGGATTTTGATGAGGAGCACAAATTAGGTGATGAACTAACAGTTGAATTATTTACTGAAGGAGAGTTTGTAGATGTATCTGCAACTTCAAAAGGTAAAGGATTTCAAGGTGTTGTAAAGCGTCATGGTTTTGGTGGTGTAGGTCAAGCTACTCACGGTCAACATAACCGTTTAAGAGCGCCAGGTTCAATTGGAGCGGCATCTTATCCTGCACGTGTATTCAAAGGAATGCGTATGGCAGGTAGAATGGGAGGAAAAAATGTAACAGTTCAAAATTTAAGAGTTTTAAAAGTAGTTGCTGAAAAGAACTTACTAGTGGTTAAGGGAGCAATTCCTGGTCATAAAAACGCTTATGTAATCATTCAGAAATAA
- the rplV gene encoding 50S ribosomal protein L22: MGVRKKLRAQQIKEEKKQLAFAKLTGCPTSPRKMRLVADLVRGVEVEKALQILKFNSKEASINLEKLLLSAIANWQAKNEDSNIEDAGLFVKEIFVDSAGMLKRLRPAPQGRAHRIRKRSNHVTLVLGSKNVSN; encoded by the coding sequence ATGGGAGTTCGAAAAAAATTAAGAGCACAGCAGATAAAAGAGGAGAAGAAGCAATTAGCTTTTGCTAAGCTTACAGGTTGTCCTACATCACCAAGAAAAATGCGTTTGGTAGCGGATTTAGTTAGAGGAGTAGAAGTAGAAAAAGCACTTCAAATCTTAAAATTTAATTCAAAAGAAGCATCTATTAATCTTGAAAAATTATTGTTAAGTGCAATTGCAAACTGGCAAGCTAAAAATGAAGATTCAAATATAGAAGATGCAGGTCTATTTGTAAAAGAAATTTTTGTAGACAGCGCAGGAATGTTAAAAAGACTAAGACCAGCACCGCAAGGTCGCGCACATCGTATTAGAAAACGTTCTAATCATGTGACTTTAGTTTTAGGAAGTAAAAATGTAAGCAATTAA
- the rpsJ gene encoding 30S ribosomal protein S10 codes for MSQKIRIKLKSYDYNLVDKSAEKIVKTVKNTGAVVNGPIPLPTHKKIFTVLRSPHVNKKSREQFQLSSYKRLLDIYSSSSKTIDALMKLELPSGVEVEIKV; via the coding sequence ATGAGTCAAAAAATTAGAATAAAATTAAAATCGTACGATTACAATTTAGTAGATAAATCTGCTGAAAAAATTGTAAAAACGGTAAAAAATACTGGAGCAGTTGTAAATGGACCAATTCCATTACCAACTCATAAAAAGATTTTTACAGTATTACGTTCACCACACGTTAATAAAAAATCACGTGAGCAATTCCAATTAAGTTCTTACAAAAGATTATTAGACATTTATAGTTCATCATCTAAGACTATTGATGCTTTAATGAAATTAGAACTTCCAAGTGGAGTTGAAGTAGAAATTAAAGTATAA
- the rpsL gene encoding 30S ribosomal protein S12: protein MPTISQLVRKGRTKITKKSKSAALNSCPQRRGVCTRVYTTTPKKPNSAMRKVARVRLTNGNEVNAYIPGEGHNLQEHSIVLVRGGRVKDLPGVRYHIVRGALDTAGVDGRTQRRSKYGTKAPKK, encoded by the coding sequence ATGCCAACAATTTCGCAATTAGTACGAAAAGGAAGAACCAAAATAACTAAGAAGAGTAAATCGGCTGCTTTAAATTCATGTCCTCAACGTAGAGGAGTATGTACACGTGTTTACACTACAACACCTAAAAAACCTAATTCAGCAATGCGTAAAGTTGCAAGGGTAAGGTTAACAAATGGTAATGAAGTAAATGCTTACATCCCTGGAGAAGGACATAATTTACAAGAGCACTCGATAGTATTAGTTAGAGGTGGAAGGGTTAAAGATTTACCAGGAGTTAGATATCATATAGTGCGTGGAGCATTAGATACTGCAGGTGTTGATGGAAGGACACAACGCCGCTCTAAGTATGGTACAAAAGCACCTAAAAAGTAA
- the rplD gene encoding 50S ribosomal protein L4: protein MKVSVLDIQGKDTGRKVELSDAVYGIEPNDHAVYLDVKQFLANKRQGTSKAKERAEISGSTRKIKKQKGTGTARAGSIKSPVFRGGGRIFGPRPQDHSFKLNKNLKKLARKSALSIQAKENNIIVVEDFNFDAPKTKNFTAILQAFGIENKKSLFVFAEPNNNVYLSSRNLKRAKTVINTGLSTYELLNANKVILSEGSLEGIESNLSK from the coding sequence ATGAAAGTATCAGTTTTAGACATACAAGGAAAAGATACAGGTAGAAAAGTTGAACTTTCTGATGCTGTATATGGAATTGAGCCAAATGATCACGCTGTTTACTTAGATGTAAAACAGTTTTTGGCTAATAAAAGACAAGGAACTAGTAAAGCTAAAGAAAGAGCTGAAATTTCTGGAAGTACTAGAAAAATTAAAAAACAAAAAGGTACAGGTACAGCTCGTGCAGGTAGTATTAAATCTCCAGTTTTTAGAGGAGGTGGACGTATTTTTGGACCAAGACCACAAGATCATTCTTTTAAATTAAACAAAAATTTAAAAAAATTAGCTCGTAAATCTGCGTTAAGTATTCAAGCAAAAGAGAACAATATTATAGTTGTAGAAGACTTTAATTTTGATGCTCCAAAAACTAAAAACTTTACTGCAATTTTGCAAGCATTTGGTATTGAGAACAAAAAATCGCTATTTGTCTTTGCTGAACCAAATAATAATGTATATTTGTCATCGCGCAATTTAAAACGTGCTAAAACTGTAATCAATACAGGGTTAAGTACTTACGAATTGTTGAATGCCAATAAAGTTATTCTTTCAGAAGGATCTTTAGAAGGAATTGAATCTAATTTAAGTAAATAG
- a CDS encoding SusC/RagA family TonB-linked outer membrane protein — protein sequence MKTKFNGLLTLLVLIVQFSFAQKKTVTGNVSDASGPLPGVTVIIKGTNTGTQTDFDGNYSINAKEGDYLKFSYIGMDTAEKLVGTSNIINVIMTESAQALEEVVVTALGIQREKREVTYQTQKVSDESLTAVSPTRAASALAGKVAGLQINVQDNGVNPSSQIILRGLRSISGSNSALIVIDGSVSTQGAFDDLNPLDIETISVLKGATAAALYGSNAGNGALIVTTKKGSYGGKLKIGINTSYTAETVAYLPKFQSEYGTGWEGAYDNVENTNWGPRFDGTLRQIGPTFPDDYGLETQMVPYAPVKDNMLDFYETGDTFNNTIYLSGSNDDSSFYVSIGDQRSDGIVPDDTYKRNTFRVNASKKIGEVTLTASTSFFTDETDVVGSTIGDQDRPLYWFILNTATNIPLSDYKDWENPLSYGYADNYYNAYYQNPYWAIGTNRNTDETSRFVGNFNISWDIKEWLNFTARIAANNAWGSGKNWRAAQTYDPVLQSAAGAVSSFVTDSEFQSSIYNGDFLFSGNFEFGDNFTLKSILGGNVYQSEYRTSAIRANNLSIPDFYDISNGTGTPVTSADGYEKRSYGFFADLTFGYNNYLFLNLAGRNDWTSTLASDSNSYFYPSIGLSFVFTDAIEALQNNDILNYGKLTYSNSTVYSDLDPYRINESYFQADGFPYGSVNGFELTNTSIDANIAKERINTNEIGLNLGFFNSRVSLDVSYFNTITSDLITFTTPSVASASSSFLTNIGELEGNGIEISLGGTALQAKDFSWDINVNYSSSETVVNSIKPGLDEVAVSTTGQYGIYAVVGEAFPQIKANVYQYDPDGRIIVDATSGHPLVETELKSLGKTTPDYILGVNSVVNYKGFTLSGTLDYRTGHVYYEQGSDAMEFTGRSIASVSSNRQDFVIPNSVIETSPGVYTENTNVQVSGGRQSYWTDVYNDVKSNYVKDATALKLREISLSYSLPNAILEKIKLTRVTFGLIGRNLFTKLPEENRFSDPEFNNTNSNAIGIGGYFQSPPTKSFGFNVNVEF from the coding sequence ATGAAAACAAAGTTTAATGGTTTATTAACACTACTAGTGTTAATAGTGCAATTTTCGTTTGCGCAAAAAAAAACTGTTACTGGAAATGTGTCTGATGCAAGCGGACCGTTACCAGGTGTAACAGTTATAATTAAAGGTACCAATACAGGTACTCAAACAGATTTTGATGGGAATTATTCAATCAACGCTAAAGAAGGCGACTACCTTAAGTTTAGCTATATTGGTATGGATACTGCTGAAAAGCTGGTCGGCACATCAAATATTATAAACGTTATAATGACGGAATCAGCACAAGCACTTGAAGAGGTTGTTGTGACAGCTCTTGGTATTCAAAGAGAAAAAAGAGAGGTAACTTATCAAACTCAAAAAGTTTCTGATGAATCATTAACAGCTGTCTCACCGACAAGAGCAGCATCTGCTTTAGCAGGGAAAGTTGCTGGTCTTCAAATTAATGTACAAGATAATGGTGTAAATCCAAGCTCTCAAATAATATTACGTGGATTACGTTCTATTAGTGGAAGTAACAGTGCATTAATTGTAATTGACGGCTCTGTATCAACTCAAGGAGCTTTTGATGATTTAAACCCTCTTGATATCGAAACCATTAGTGTACTAAAAGGAGCTACAGCTGCTGCACTTTATGGTTCTAACGCAGGTAATGGAGCTTTAATTGTTACTACCAAAAAAGGTAGCTACGGTGGTAAATTAAAAATAGGTATCAACACTTCTTATACTGCTGAGACTGTAGCATATCTTCCAAAATTCCAATCTGAATATGGAACTGGATGGGAAGGTGCTTATGACAATGTTGAAAACACTAACTGGGGACCTCGTTTTGACGGAACTTTACGTCAAATTGGACCAACATTCCCAGATGACTATGGTTTAGAAACACAAATGGTTCCTTATGCTCCTGTAAAAGATAACATGTTAGATTTCTACGAAACTGGAGATACTTTTAATAATACAATTTATTTGAGCGGAAGTAATGATGATAGTTCTTTCTACGTTTCTATTGGAGACCAAAGATCTGATGGTATTGTACCAGATGACACATACAAAAGAAATACTTTTAGAGTAAATGCTAGTAAAAAAATTGGTGAGGTTACTTTAACGGCAAGTACAAGTTTCTTTACCGATGAAACTGACGTTGTAGGTAGTACTATTGGAGATCAAGACAGACCTCTTTATTGGTTTATTTTAAATACTGCAACAAATATTCCTTTATCAGATTATAAAGATTGGGAAAACCCTTTATCATATGGTTACGCAGATAATTACTATAACGCATATTACCAAAACCCTTATTGGGCTATTGGAACAAATAGAAATACAGATGAAACAAGTCGTTTTGTAGGTAACTTCAATATTTCTTGGGACATTAAAGAATGGTTAAACTTTACTGCTAGAATTGCAGCCAACAACGCTTGGGGCAGTGGTAAAAACTGGAGAGCAGCACAAACTTATGATCCTGTTTTACAATCTGCAGCTGGTGCAGTTTCTTCTTTTGTTACTGATAGCGAATTTCAAAGTTCAATATACAATGGAGATTTCTTATTTAGCGGTAATTTTGAATTTGGAGACAACTTTACATTAAAATCTATACTTGGTGGTAATGTTTACCAATCTGAATACAGAACTAGTGCAATTAGAGCTAACAATTTAAGTATTCCTGATTTTTATGATATCTCAAACGGAACAGGTACACCTGTAACATCCGCTGATGGGTACGAAAAAAGAAGTTACGGTTTCTTTGCTGATTTAACTTTTGGCTATAACAATTACCTGTTTTTAAATTTAGCAGGTAGAAATGATTGGACTTCAACTCTTGCTTCAGATAGCAATAGCTACTTCTACCCATCAATAGGTCTATCTTTTGTCTTTACAGATGCAATTGAAGCTCTTCAAAATAATGATATATTAAACTATGGAAAATTAACATATAGTAATTCAACTGTATATTCAGATTTAGACCCATATAGAATTAACGAATCTTATTTTCAAGCTGATGGTTTCCCTTACGGCAGTGTAAATGGTTTTGAATTAACCAATACCTCTATAGATGCTAACATTGCAAAGGAGAGAATAAACACAAATGAAATCGGTTTAAATTTAGGTTTCTTTAACAGTAGAGTTTCTTTGGATGTATCTTACTTTAATACTATAACTTCAGACTTAATTACATTTACAACACCTTCTGTAGCCTCTGCTTCAAGTAGTTTTTTAACAAATATTGGAGAGTTAGAAGGAAATGGTATTGAAATATCTTTAGGTGGTACTGCACTACAAGCTAAAGATTTTAGCTGGGACATAAACGTAAACTATAGTAGCTCTGAAACTGTTGTTAATAGCATTAAACCAGGTCTAGATGAAGTTGCAGTTTCAACAACTGGACAATATGGTATATATGCCGTAGTAGGTGAAGCATTTCCACAAATAAAAGCAAATGTATATCAATATGATCCTGATGGAAGAATTATTGTAGATGCAACAAGTGGTCATCCTTTAGTTGAAACTGAACTTAAAAGCTTAGGTAAAACTACACCAGACTATATATTAGGGGTAAACTCTGTTGTTAACTATAAAGGATTTACACTTAGTGGTACTTTAGATTACAGAACTGGCCATGTTTATTACGAACAAGGATCTGATGCTATGGAATTTACAGGTAGATCTATTGCAAGTGTCTCATCAAATAGACAAGATTTTGTTATTCCTAATTCTGTAATAGAAACTAGCCCAGGAGTGTATACAGAAAACACAAATGTACAAGTATCTGGTGGACGTCAAAGTTACTGGACTGATGTTTATAATGATGTTAAATCTAATTATGTTAAAGATGCAACAGCTTTAAAATTAAGAGAGATTTCATTATCTTACTCATTACCTAATGCTATTTTAGAAAAAATAAAATTAACAAGAGTTACTTTTGGTCTAATTGGTAGAAATCTTTTTACCAAATTACCTGAAGAAAATAGATTCTCTGATCCAGAATTTAATAATACAAATAGTAATGCAATTGGTATTGGTGGATATTTCCAATCTCCTCCAACAAAATCTTTTGGATTTAATGTAAACGTGGAATTCTAA
- the rpsG gene encoding 30S ribosomal protein S7: protein MRKRKAKKRVLLPDPKFNDQLVTRFVNNLMWDGKKSVAFKVFYDALDIVEQKKQDEEKTSLEIWKDALSNVMPQVEVRSRRVGGATFQIPMQIRPDRKVSMAIKWLISYSRKRNEKSMAQRLAAEVLAAAKEEGAAVKKRMDVHKMADANKAFSHLRF, encoded by the coding sequence ATGAGAAAAAGAAAGGCGAAAAAAAGAGTTCTTTTACCAGATCCAAAATTTAACGATCAGTTAGTGACGCGTTTTGTGAATAACTTAATGTGGGATGGTAAAAAATCTGTAGCTTTTAAAGTTTTTTACGATGCTTTAGATATCGTAGAACAAAAGAAACAAGATGAAGAGAAAACATCTTTAGAAATTTGGAAAGATGCATTAAGTAATGTAATGCCTCAAGTTGAAGTGCGTAGCCGTCGTGTAGGTGGGGCAACATTTCAAATTCCAATGCAAATTAGACCAGACCGTAAAGTGTCAATGGCTATAAAATGGTTAATTTCTTATTCAAGAAAAAGAAATGAAAAGTCAATGGCTCAGCGTTTAGCTGCAGAGGTTTTAGCTGCTGCAAAAGAAGAAGGTGCTGCTGTTAAGAAAAGAATGGATGTTCATAAAATGGCTGATGCTAATAAAGCATTCTCTCACCTAAGATTTTAA